One window from the genome of Panthera leo isolate Ple1 chromosome D3, P.leo_Ple1_pat1.1, whole genome shotgun sequence encodes:
- the RTN4R gene encoding reticulon-4 receptor → MKRASAGGSQLLAWVLWLQAWRVAAPCPGACVCYNEPKVTTSCPQQGLQAVPTDIPAASQRVFLHGNRIVHVPAAGFRACRNLTILWLHSNALTRIDAAAFTGLTLLEQLDLSDNAQLRAVDPTTFHGLSRLHTLHLDRCGLQELGPGLFRGLAALQYLYLQDNGLQALPDDAFRDLGNLTHLFLHGNRIPSVPERAFRGLHSLDRLLLHQNRVAHVHPHAFRDLGRLMTLYLFANNLSALPAEALAPLRSLQYLRLNDNPWVCDCRARPLWAWLQQFRGSSSELPCSLPPHLAGRDLKRLAATDLEGCAIAARPSRPIRTGGPTDDERLGLPKCCQPDAADKASVLEAGSPGSAGNALKGRVPSGDSPPGNGSGPRHINDSPFGTLPGSAEPPLTGMRPEGSEPPGPPTTGPRRRPGCSRKNRTRSSHCRLGQASSGGGGAGDAEGSGALPSLACGLAPLGLVLVLWTVLGPC, encoded by the coding sequence GGAGCCAGCTGCTGGCCTGGGTGCTGTGGCTGCAGGCGTGGCGGGTGGCAGCACCGTGCCCAGGTGCCTGTGTGTGTTACAACGAGCCCAAGGTGACGACGAGCTGCCCGCAGCAGGGCCTCCAGGCCGTGCCCACTGATATCCCGGCCGCCAGCCAGCGCGTCTTCTTGCACGGCAACCGCATCGTGCACGTGCCCGCCGCCGGCTTCCGTGCCTGCCGTAACCTCACCATCCTGTGGCTGCATTCGAATGCACTGACCCGCATTGATGCTGCTGCCTTCACCGGCCTAACCCTTCTCGAGCAGCTGGACCTCAGCGACAATGCGCAGCTGCGTGCCGTGGACCCCACCACGTTCCATGGCCTGAGCCGCCTGCACACGCTGCACCTGGACCGCTGCGGCCTGCAGGAGCTGGGCCCCGGCCTGTTCCGTGGCCTGGCTGCCCTGCAGTACCTCTACCTACAGGACAACGGTCTGCAGGCGCTGCCAGATGACGCCTTCCGCGACCTGGGCAACCTCACGCACCTCTTCCTGCACGGCAACCGCATCCCCAGCGTGCCTGAGCGCGCCTTCCGTGGCCTGCACAGCCTCGACCGCCTCCTTCTACATCAGAACCGTGTGGCCCATGTGCACCCGCATGCCTTCCGTGACCTCGGCCGCCTCATGACGCTCTACCTGTTTGCCAACAACCTCTCTGCGCTGCCCGCAGAAGCCCTGGCACCCCTGCGTTCCCTGCAGTATCTGCGGCTCAATGATAACCCCTGGGTGTGTGACTGCCGGGCACGCCCGCTCTGGGCCTGGCTGCAGCAGTTCCGAGGCTCCTCGTCTGAGCTGCCCTGCAGCCTGCCCCCACACCTGGCCGGCCGTGACCTCAAGCGCTTGGCTGCCACCGACCTGGAGGGCTGCGCTATCGCTGCCAGGCCCTCCCGTCCCATCCGGACCGGCGGGCCTACTGATGACGAGCGTCTGGGTCTGCCCAAATGCTGCCAGCCTGATGCCGCGGACAAGGCCTCAGTGTTGGAGGCTGGCAGTCCAGGCTCAGCCGGCAACGCGCTCAAGGGACGTGTGCCATCCGGCGACAGCCCACCAGGCAATGGCTCTGGCCCACGGCACATCAACGACTCCCCCTTCGGGACCCTGCCTGGCTCAGCTGAGCCCCCACTGACCGGGATGAGGCCCGAGGGCTCCGAGCCACCGGGGCCCCCCACCACAGGCCCTCGCCGGAGGCCAGGCTGTTCCCGCAAGAACCGCACCCGCAGCAGCCACTGCCGTCTGGGCCAGGCGAGCAGTGGGGGCGGTGGGGCTGGTGATGCAGAGGGCTCAGGCGCCCTGCCCAGCCTCGCCTGCGGCCTGGCCCCCCTAGGCCTCGTGCTGGTGCTGTGGACGGTGCTTGGGCCCTGCTGA